A section of the Gimesia chilikensis genome encodes:
- a CDS encoding RtcB family protein: protein MNSRQLLKLGVPQYCLKTAMTAIQQAVANENIRGKEVKARMQQVIAAPEDFLEDEAFGALAAELVEDNSEEVVEPIDYQIWGKDGIDEGAFSQMELACHVPSAYGAALMPDAHIGYGLPIGGVLALENAVIPYAVGVDIACRMKLSVLDTAVDALDDKRHQFIEALNRGTVFGVGTAHEKKQHHAVMDQDWTVTKVTRQNKDKAWKQLGSSGSGNHFVEFGVLTISEDDAELGLTAGEYVALLSHSGSRGTGASVCSTYSAIAQSQLRKRHQHLGRLAWLDMDSEAGQEYWAAMNLMGDYAAANHAVIHKNVAALLGSKVISGVENHHNFAWKEEHGGREVYVHRKGATPAAAGEMGVIPGSMADPAFVVRGKGNPASLNSASHGAGRCMSRNKAKDKYRWKAVKNDLEKRGITVISAGADEVPGVYKNINEVMAEQQDLVEIVARFNPKVVKMCGDGSRAED, encoded by the coding sequence ATGAACTCTCGACAGTTACTGAAACTGGGTGTTCCACAGTATTGTCTGAAGACGGCCATGACGGCGATTCAGCAGGCCGTCGCGAATGAAAATATTCGCGGTAAGGAAGTTAAAGCGCGCATGCAGCAGGTCATCGCTGCGCCTGAGGACTTCCTGGAAGATGAGGCATTCGGAGCCCTGGCTGCAGAGCTGGTTGAAGATAACTCGGAAGAAGTTGTTGAGCCAATCGATTACCAGATCTGGGGTAAGGATGGCATCGATGAAGGTGCGTTCTCCCAGATGGAACTGGCGTGCCATGTTCCATCGGCCTACGGCGCTGCGCTGATGCCTGATGCACACATCGGTTATGGTCTGCCTATCGGCGGCGTACTGGCACTGGAAAACGCAGTGATTCCTTACGCGGTCGGTGTGGATATCGCCTGCCGTATGAAGCTGTCGGTTCTGGATACGGCCGTTGATGCACTGGATGACAAACGTCATCAATTCATCGAGGCGCTGAATCGAGGAACCGTATTCGGCGTGGGTACGGCTCACGAGAAGAAGCAGCATCATGCGGTGATGGATCAGGACTGGACGGTGACGAAAGTGACACGTCAGAACAAAGACAAGGCATGGAAACAGCTGGGATCTTCGGGTTCGGGCAACCACTTTGTTGAGTTCGGTGTCCTGACGATTTCGGAAGATGATGCAGAGCTGGGCCTGACTGCAGGTGAATATGTGGCATTGTTGAGCCATAGCGGTAGCCGGGGAACCGGTGCGTCGGTATGCAGCACGTATTCAGCGATTGCGCAGTCGCAACTGCGAAAGCGTCATCAGCACCTGGGACGACTGGCATGGCTGGACATGGATTCGGAAGCCGGCCAGGAATACTGGGCAGCGATGAATCTGATGGGCGACTACGCTGCAGCTAACCATGCTGTGATCCATAAGAACGTGGCGGCTCTACTGGGAAGCAAAGTGATCTCCGGCGTGGAGAATCACCACAACTTCGCCTGGAAGGAAGAGCACGGCGGCCGGGAGGTCTACGTGCACCGTAAGGGGGCAACTCCAGCGGCAGCAGGCGAGATGGGTGTGATTCCCGGTTCGATGGCCGATCCGGCGTTCGTGGTTCGTGGAAAAGGAAATCCAGCGAGCCTGAACTCGGCATCGCATGGTGCAGGACGCTGCATGTCTCGTAACAAAGCGAAGGATAAGTACCGCTGGAAGGCGGTGAAAAACGATCTGGAGAAACGAGGCATCACTGTAATCTCAGCGGGGGCTGACGAAGTTCCCGGTGTTTACAAAAACATTAATGAGGTTATGGCCGAGCAGCAGGACCTGGTGGAAATCGTAGCACGCTTCAACCCAAAAGTGGTGAAGATGTGTGGCGACGGAAGCCGGGCCGAAGATTGA